One genomic window of Aquisalimonas sp. 2447 includes the following:
- a CDS encoding glutamine--tRNA ligase/YqeY domain fusion protein, with product MSKRETPAAKNFIRQIIDEDLERGLNDGRVATRFPPEPNGCLHIGHVKSMCLNFGIAYDYGGTCNLRFDDTNPDAESPEYVAAIKDDVQWLGYEWTNLRFASDYFEELYGFAEELIRKGKAYVCDLNAEQIREYRGTLTEPGRDSPYRERSVEENLDLFRRMRAGEFTDGSRVLRAKIDMASPNINLRDPTLYRIRKGASHHQTGETWAIYPMYDFTHTLSDALEGITHSLCTLEFEDHRPLYDWFLDNIDVPSRPRQYEFGRLNLEYMVLSKRRLTELVEQGIVDGWDDPRMPTIAGIRRRGFPPEALRDFCARIGVTKSDGMVEMAMLENSVREALDAAAPRAMAVLNPLKVVIENYPEGERESLTAANHPKDDSFGERTVTFTREVYIDRDDFMEVPPNKKYKRLSLGGEVRLRNGYVIRCDEAIRDDNGEITELRCSYDPATLGANPEGRKVKGVIHWVSAEDGVPATIRLYDRLFNVPNPGADGDWKRDLNPDSLVTVEGVVEPSLARAEPGARFQFEREGYFCVDPHDSTPERPVFNRTITLRDTWEKISQREG from the coding sequence ATGAGCAAGCGCGAAACGCCCGCCGCGAAGAACTTCATCCGCCAGATCATCGACGAGGACCTGGAACGGGGGCTCAATGACGGGCGCGTGGCAACGCGCTTCCCGCCGGAGCCGAACGGCTGCCTGCACATCGGCCACGTGAAGTCCATGTGTCTGAACTTCGGCATCGCCTACGATTACGGCGGCACCTGCAATCTGCGCTTCGATGACACCAACCCCGACGCGGAAAGCCCGGAGTACGTCGCCGCCATCAAGGACGATGTGCAGTGGCTGGGATACGAATGGACGAACCTGCGCTTCGCCTCGGATTACTTCGAAGAGCTCTACGGCTTCGCCGAGGAGTTGATCCGCAAAGGGAAGGCCTACGTCTGTGACCTGAACGCCGAGCAGATCCGCGAATACCGGGGCACGCTCACCGAACCGGGCCGGGACAGCCCCTACCGTGAGCGTTCGGTTGAAGAAAACCTCGATCTGTTCCGGCGCATGCGGGCCGGGGAGTTCACCGACGGCAGCCGGGTGCTGCGGGCGAAGATCGACATGGCGTCGCCGAACATCAACCTGCGCGATCCGACGCTGTATCGCATTCGCAAGGGGGCGAGCCACCACCAGACGGGCGAGACGTGGGCCATCTACCCCATGTACGACTTCACCCACACCCTGTCCGATGCGCTGGAGGGCATTACGCACTCGCTGTGTACCCTGGAGTTCGAGGATCACCGCCCCCTCTACGACTGGTTCCTGGACAACATCGACGTGCCGAGCCGCCCCCGCCAGTACGAGTTCGGGCGGCTGAACCTTGAGTACATGGTGCTCAGCAAACGGCGGCTCACCGAGCTGGTGGAGCAGGGCATCGTTGATGGCTGGGATGATCCGCGCATGCCCACCATCGCCGGCATCCGCCGGCGCGGGTTCCCGCCGGAGGCGCTGCGGGATTTCTGCGCCCGCATCGGCGTGACCAAGTCCGACGGCATGGTGGAGATGGCCATGTTGGAGAACTCGGTGCGGGAGGCGCTGGATGCTGCCGCGCCCCGCGCCATGGCGGTACTCAATCCGTTGAAGGTGGTGATCGAGAACTATCCCGAGGGTGAGCGGGAGTCGCTGACCGCGGCCAACCACCCCAAGGACGACTCCTTCGGCGAGCGTACGGTCACGTTCACCCGGGAGGTCTACATCGACCGTGACGACTTCATGGAAGTGCCGCCCAACAAGAAGTACAAGCGGCTGAGCCTCGGTGGCGAGGTGCGCTTGCGCAATGGCTACGTGATCCGTTGCGACGAGGCGATCCGCGACGACAACGGGGAGATCACGGAGCTGCGCTGCAGCTACGATCCGGCGACGCTGGGCGCCAACCCCGAGGGCCGCAAGGTCAAGGGCGTGATCCACTGGGTCTCCGCCGAGGACGGCGTGCCGGCCACCATCCGGCTCTACGACCGGCTGTTCAACGTGCCCAACCCCGGCGCCGACGGCGACTGGAAGCGGGACCTCAACCCGGACTCCCTGGTGACCGTCGAGGGGGTGGTGGAGCCTTCGTTGGCCCGGGCCGAGCCGGGCGCTCGCTTCCAGTTCGAGCGCGAAGGTTATTTCTGCGTGGACCCCCACGACAGCACCCCGGAACGGCCGGTGTTCAACCGCACCATCACGCTGCGGGACACCTGGGAGAAGATCAGCCAGCGCGAGGGGTGA
- a CDS encoding type II toxin-antitoxin system Phd/YefM family antitoxin: protein MDHTISAQEIKRRGISAVDEALQHGPVHVIRRNRPSYVILSEEEYQRLRTHQEDSRTLWNQLLNGPLAGTSEGRPARELADELRTERDHWDITR from the coding sequence ATGGATCACACCATCTCGGCGCAAGAAATCAAACGCCGGGGCATCTCTGCCGTCGACGAGGCCCTGCAGCACGGGCCGGTCCACGTCATCAGACGCAATCGCCCCAGCTACGTGATTCTCTCCGAGGAGGAATACCAGCGGTTGCGGACGCACCAGGAGGATTCGAGAACGCTGTGGAATCAGTTGCTGAACGGACCCCTGGCCGGAACGTCAGAGGGTCGGCCGGCGCGGGAGCTTGCTGACGAACTCCGAACCGAACGGGACCACTGGGACATCACCAGGTGA
- a CDS encoding IS200/IS605 family accessory protein TnpB-related protein: protein MKIIRSDKLSVKVQQPEQREALDATLLVYRNLVRDLMTVMMTHWPALGRFDGNAVVKEIEQLIHPTSKRPEVRYPYFARRYYKFPSYLRRVAIMDAAGQVRSFNTRFERWRAGDRKKATVKPPQLVCATNTYPALYRGQCIRFNSDHSRAEIKVVHRGDWVWMAFGLAGDKRHIKQGRQLSPSLVNKRGRYMLSVPVERRVRLPSNADIDRVLSVDVGINTASTWAVIDASGTVHARGFLGRSDKDREARLIARIQKAARQHTRHGCRLPPGFCARDHRRLRGLFDNAAHQISRRIVNEALAHGAQAIAVEQLKGWRPTAGRRRSGLRQRFHRWFHRLLVERIETKAAEAGLRTLAVYPRGTSSQAFDGSGKVRRDKGNASLCTFPGGKRYNTDLNAAYNIAARGIVSIHRPAREGQAGAGRPKSASTPRSPVTLSSLWPTAMAAA, encoded by the coding sequence ATGAAGATCATCCGCTCCGACAAGCTCAGCGTCAAGGTGCAGCAACCCGAGCAGCGTGAAGCCCTCGATGCAACGCTTTTGGTCTATCGCAACCTCGTACGCGATCTGATGACGGTGATGATGACGCACTGGCCTGCGCTTGGCCGCTTCGATGGCAATGCCGTTGTCAAAGAGATCGAGCAGCTGATCCATCCCACGAGCAAACGCCCCGAGGTGCGCTATCCGTACTTCGCGCGCCGTTACTACAAGTTCCCGAGCTACCTCCGCCGCGTCGCCATCATGGACGCCGCCGGACAGGTGCGCTCATTCAATACGCGCTTCGAGCGCTGGCGCGCCGGGGATCGCAAAAAAGCGACGGTGAAGCCGCCCCAGCTTGTTTGTGCGACCAACACCTATCCGGCGCTCTACCGGGGCCAGTGCATTCGCTTCAATAGCGATCACAGCCGGGCAGAAATCAAGGTCGTCCACCGTGGCGACTGGGTGTGGATGGCGTTCGGGCTTGCCGGCGACAAGCGCCATATCAAGCAGGGGAGGCAACTGTCACCGAGTCTGGTCAACAAACGTGGGCGCTACATGCTCTCGGTGCCTGTCGAGAGGCGCGTGCGTCTCCCGAGCAACGCTGATATCGACCGCGTGCTGTCGGTCGATGTCGGGATCAACACCGCCTCCACCTGGGCGGTCATCGACGCAAGCGGCACTGTGCACGCCCGGGGCTTCCTCGGGCGGAGCGACAAAGACCGCGAGGCGCGACTGATCGCCCGCATCCAGAAGGCGGCACGACAGCACACGCGCCACGGCTGCCGGCTCCCACCGGGTTTCTGCGCCCGGGATCATCGCCGGTTGCGTGGGCTGTTCGACAATGCCGCTCACCAGATCAGCCGGCGCATCGTCAACGAGGCGCTGGCACACGGTGCACAAGCCATTGCCGTCGAGCAGCTCAAGGGCTGGCGACCAACGGCTGGCCGACGGCGCTCAGGGTTGCGCCAGCGCTTCCACCGCTGGTTCCACCGACTGCTTGTCGAGCGCATCGAGACGAAGGCGGCTGAGGCCGGACTGCGAACCCTTGCTGTCTACCCCCGAGGCACCTCCTCCCAGGCGTTTGATGGCTCCGGCAAGGTGCGGCGGGACAAGGGCAATGCGAGCCTTTGCACCTTCCCTGGCGGCAAGCGTTACAACACTGACCTCAACGCCGCTTACAACATTGCGGCAAGAGGCATTGTCAGTATTCACCGCCCGGCCCGAGAGGGTCAGGCGGGTGCGGGGCGGCCAAAGTCCGCCTCCACACCGCGAAGCCCGGTGACGCTCTCCAGCCTGTGGCCAACGGCCATGGCTGCTGCGTGA
- the tnpA gene encoding IS200/IS605 family transposase, producing the protein MKHKTTLRTRSHGAFRLHYHIVFVIRYRNPVMNAAMIERLQQVFADVLSKWGCSLTECNGEADHVHLLIEAHPALDLSRLIGNLKTVSARRMRQEFAQRLARWFWKPYFWSRAYAVTTCGGANLDTVKQYVLSQESPP; encoded by the coding sequence ATGAAACACAAAACGACGCTTAGAACCCGTAGTCACGGTGCATTCAGGCTACACTACCATATTGTATTCGTGATTAGATACCGTAACCCGGTGATGAATGCAGCGATGATCGAGCGCCTCCAGCAGGTCTTTGCCGATGTGCTCAGCAAGTGGGGTTGCAGCCTCACAGAGTGCAACGGCGAGGCTGATCACGTGCATCTCCTCATCGAGGCGCACCCGGCACTGGATCTCTCGCGGCTGATCGGGAATCTGAAAACGGTCAGCGCCCGACGCATGCGTCAGGAGTTTGCTCAACGTCTTGCGCGGTGGTTCTGGAAGCCCTACTTTTGGTCGCGCGCCTACGCAGTTACGACGTGCGGTGGGGCCAATCTCGACACCGTGAAGCAATATGTTCTCAGCCAGGAAAGCCCGCCTTGA
- a CDS encoding DEAD/DEAH box helicase: MDRLQRWITAYDEHVLWDLFDELTLARGLHYAHDGRVMDITLAREGFYARVRGSQRNVYHTQVRVHDLHADLPVSVHCSCPVGSFCKHGVAAIAARLNDLKQRQPATAPNTSPEIALWLDDLQQAAEQTRKAASDRIIYILEPGDRASLTVTPYKTRPRKDGRYGALHAYRGDGRTGAGFLQPVDERVLPLLHVSRQSVDVASLPIVLAELASTERAHVGDARGPVLNRGPERAARLEWVGDDTGAQRLRARLEDDDGTVQVVAGQPPWYLDPTSGQTGPVALNLPERLAVTLLQAPAVPPEAMASLHGPLQELDADLPLPQPPEEKTVAQVTPTPCLHLTMRPLFADLPYGDDLDDERIPAASVSFDYDGIDVPATRDEDTVTVHRDGVLWHIQRKRSTERNALTNLADQGLRRMDIPGDTVLVPGEEQDWLDIVARTVPVLRAQGWRIHIASDFPYRLVEADAWYADLDDSDGNAWFDLELGVEVEGERHSLVPILIRLIQSDPEAMSQKHLDAVDLDASMLVDLGDGRLVPMPARRLVPMLRTLSELYDPRLTGNEAALTLPAVRAAAVTELEDDTGWTWRGGEAVLDFGRRLSALERITPATPPAGLTGSLREYQAAGVSWMQALAAQQLGGILADDMGLGKTIQVLAHLLLEKEAGRTTHPSLVVAPRSLLFNWEREAERFAPGLRVLRLHGPERHAAMAHLADYDLILTTYALVPRDVDALANQPLHLLVLDEAQAVKNPRAKAAQAVRRLTAQQRLCLTGTPLENHLGDLWAQFDFLLPGLLGDATEFRRLFRRPIEKDGDHGRQQALQRRIQPFLLRRTKQAIARELPAKTEIRREAELTGAQRDLYETVRAAMHQRVRDEVARRGLERSQVVVLDALLKLRQVCCDPRLLKLDAARKVNRSAKLEMLLDHLRELVAEGRRILLFSQFTSMLTLIEEALTGTGIDYVKLTGQTRKREERIERFQSGAVPLFLISLKAGGTGLNLTAADTVIHYDPWWNPAVMQQASDRAHRIGQTQPVFVYNLLTSDTVEEKIMALQQRKAELGEWLLGGGEGRTAALEMADVEALFAPLD; this comes from the coding sequence ATGGACCGCCTCCAACGCTGGATCACGGCCTACGACGAACACGTCCTCTGGGACCTCTTCGACGAGCTCACCCTGGCGCGGGGCCTGCATTACGCCCATGACGGTCGCGTCATGGACATCACCCTGGCCAGGGAGGGGTTCTATGCCCGTGTGCGCGGCTCGCAGCGGAATGTCTATCACACCCAAGTCCGCGTCCATGACCTCCACGCCGATCTCCCCGTCAGCGTCCATTGCAGTTGCCCGGTGGGGTCATTCTGCAAACACGGTGTAGCCGCGATCGCCGCACGGCTCAACGACCTCAAGCAGCGCCAGCCCGCCACCGCCCCGAACACCTCGCCGGAAATCGCACTCTGGCTGGATGACCTGCAGCAGGCCGCCGAGCAGACCCGCAAGGCCGCCAGCGACCGCATCATCTATATCCTCGAGCCCGGCGACCGGGCGAGCCTGACCGTCACCCCCTACAAGACGCGCCCGCGGAAAGACGGACGCTACGGCGCCTTGCACGCCTATCGCGGAGACGGGCGCACGGGAGCCGGGTTTCTCCAACCGGTGGATGAGCGCGTCCTGCCCCTGTTGCATGTCAGCCGCCAGAGTGTCGACGTGGCGTCGCTGCCCATCGTCCTCGCGGAACTGGCGAGCACCGAACGTGCCCATGTCGGGGACGCAAGGGGCCCGGTGCTCAACCGCGGCCCGGAGCGCGCCGCCCGGCTGGAGTGGGTGGGTGACGACACCGGTGCACAGCGCCTGCGCGCGCGCCTGGAGGACGACGACGGCACGGTGCAGGTGGTGGCGGGGCAACCACCCTGGTACCTGGACCCCACATCGGGACAGACCGGACCGGTCGCACTGAACCTCCCCGAACGTCTGGCCGTCACGCTGCTGCAGGCGCCGGCCGTGCCACCGGAGGCCATGGCCTCTCTCCACGGCCCGCTCCAGGAACTCGACGCCGACCTGCCGCTGCCGCAGCCCCCGGAAGAGAAGACCGTTGCGCAGGTGACGCCCACCCCCTGCCTGCACCTGACCATGCGCCCGCTGTTCGCCGACCTCCCGTACGGAGACGATCTGGATGACGAACGCATACCGGCCGCCAGCGTCAGTTTCGACTACGACGGCATTGATGTGCCTGCCACGAGGGACGAAGACACCGTAACGGTCCACCGCGACGGTGTGCTCTGGCATATCCAGCGGAAGCGCAGTACCGAGCGCAACGCCCTGACGAACCTGGCCGATCAGGGCCTGCGCCGCATGGACATCCCCGGGGACACCGTACTCGTCCCGGGCGAGGAGCAGGACTGGCTCGATATCGTCGCGCGCACCGTGCCCGTGCTACGCGCACAGGGCTGGCGGATCCACATCGCCAGCGACTTCCCCTACCGGCTGGTGGAGGCCGACGCCTGGTACGCGGATCTGGATGACAGCGACGGCAATGCCTGGTTCGACCTGGAGCTGGGCGTTGAGGTGGAAGGCGAGCGGCACTCCCTGGTGCCCATTCTCATCCGGCTCATTCAATCCGATCCGGAGGCAATGTCCCAGAAGCACCTGGACGCCGTGGACCTGGATGCCTCCATGCTGGTGGACCTGGGCGATGGTCGGCTGGTGCCCATGCCGGCGCGGCGGCTGGTGCCCATGCTGCGCACGCTCAGTGAACTCTACGACCCGCGCCTGACCGGCAATGAGGCGGCGCTGACCCTGCCCGCGGTGCGCGCCGCCGCCGTGACGGAGCTGGAGGACGACACCGGCTGGACCTGGCGGGGCGGCGAAGCGGTGCTGGACTTCGGTCGCCGCCTGTCCGCCCTGGAGCGCATCACGCCCGCGACACCACCCGCCGGCCTCACCGGTTCACTCCGGGAGTACCAGGCCGCCGGCGTCAGCTGGATGCAGGCCCTGGCCGCGCAACAGCTCGGCGGCATCCTCGCCGACGACATGGGACTCGGCAAAACCATCCAGGTGCTCGCCCACCTGCTGCTGGAGAAAGAAGCCGGCCGCACCACCCATCCCAGCCTGGTGGTCGCACCACGGTCATTGTTGTTCAACTGGGAGCGCGAGGCCGAGCGCTTCGCACCCGGGCTCCGTGTGCTCCGGCTGCACGGTCCGGAGCGCCACGCCGCCATGGCGCATCTCGCCGACTACGACCTGATCCTCACCACCTACGCCCTGGTGCCGCGGGATGTGGACGCGCTGGCCAATCAGCCGCTGCATCTGCTGGTCCTCGATGAGGCGCAGGCGGTGAAGAACCCGCGCGCCAAGGCGGCCCAGGCCGTGCGCCGCCTCACCGCGCAGCAACGCCTGTGCCTCACCGGCACGCCCCTGGAGAACCACCTGGGCGACCTCTGGGCACAATTCGACTTCCTGCTCCCCGGTTTGCTTGGGGATGCGACGGAATTCCGCCGCCTGTTCCGACGCCCCATCGAGAAAGACGGCGACCACGGACGGCAACAGGCGCTGCAACGACGCATCCAGCCCTTCCTGCTCCGGCGCACAAAGCAGGCCATCGCCCGCGAACTCCCCGCCAAAACCGAGATCCGCCGGGAGGCGGAACTCACCGGCGCCCAGCGGGATCTCTACGAGACCGTGCGCGCTGCCATGCATCAGCGCGTGCGCGACGAAGTCGCCCGTCGTGGGCTGGAGCGCAGCCAGGTGGTCGTCCTCGACGCCCTGCTCAAGCTCCGCCAGGTCTGCTGCGATCCCCGACTGCTCAAGCTCGATGCCGCACGCAAGGTCAACCGCTCCGCCAAGCTGGAGATGCTGCTGGATCACCTCCGGGAACTGGTCGCCGAAGGCCGCCGGATCCTGCTGTTCTCGCAGTTCACCAGCATGCTGACGTTGATCGAGGAGGCCCTGACTGGGACCGGCATCGACTACGTCAAGCTCACCGGGCAAACCCGCAAGCGCGAAGAGCGCATCGAGCGGTTTCAGTCCGGCGCCGTGCCCCTGTTCCTCATCAGCCTCAAGGCCGGCGGCACCGGCTTGAACCTCACCGCAGCGGACACGGTGATCCACTACGACCCCTGGTGGAACCCGGCGGTCATGCAACAGGCCAGCGACCGGGCCCACCGCATCGGCCAGACCCAGCCCGTGTTCGTCTACAACCTGCTCACAAGCGATACGGTGGAAGAGAAGATCATGGCCCTGCAGCAACGCAAGGCCGAGCTCGGCGAGTGGCTGCTGGGCGGCGGCGAAGGCCGCACCGCGGCCCTGGAGATGGCGGACGTGGAGGCGCTATTCGCGCCGCTGGATTGA
- a CDS encoding type II toxin-antitoxin system RelE/ParE family toxin, whose translation MRYRKAALKALRRMPAPQARKLVEALSEIAKDPSQPRGSQWKPMKGQEFWRLRQGSYRALCRIDDGELVILVLKVGPRGDIYK comes from the coding sequence ATGAGGTATCGAAAAGCGGCCCTCAAAGCACTTCGCCGCATGCCTGCCCCACAGGCGCGAAAGCTGGTGGAGGCATTGAGCGAGATCGCGAAAGATCCCTCGCAACCGAGAGGCAGTCAGTGGAAGCCGATGAAAGGGCAAGAATTCTGGCGGCTCAGACAGGGCAGTTACCGCGCCCTGTGCCGCATCGACGACGGCGAACTGGTAATTCTTGTGCTGAAAGTCGGACCTCGGGGAGACATCTATAAATGA
- a CDS encoding helix-turn-helix domain-containing protein, which translates to MSVQIIERNGAPEYAVIPYEEYQRLLKQAEEAQDLKDAEEAARAIEQGEETIPLEVVERLLNGADHPIKVWREYRELTQEALAEQVGVGKSYISQLESRSRTGSTRVIKALAQALGVDLDDLLE; encoded by the coding sequence ATGAGTGTTCAGATCATTGAAAGGAACGGAGCTCCCGAGTACGCGGTGATTCCTTACGAGGAATACCAGCGTCTGCTCAAGCAGGCGGAAGAGGCGCAGGATCTCAAGGATGCTGAAGAGGCAGCGAGAGCCATTGAACAGGGAGAAGAGACAATCCCCCTGGAGGTCGTGGAGCGGCTACTCAATGGTGCGGATCATCCAATCAAGGTATGGCGAGAGTACAGGGAATTGACGCAGGAAGCACTTGCCGAGCAGGTGGGCGTGGGGAAATCCTACATCTCGCAACTGGAATCCCGCTCCAGGACGGGCTCCACGCGGGTTATCAAGGCACTGGCACAAGCCCTGGGCGTCGATCTGGATGATCTCCTGGAGTAA
- a CDS encoding TolC family outer membrane protein, with the protein MAPVAAEPTGLVDVYEDALDADTQFRASDSAVHAAREREREAFGAWLPSITASAGVDRVRRDERGGVEDDDARTFTREQYQIRLEQPIYNRGHWVRLRQTERETRRTDLERSSEHQDLMARVTEAYFEVLLAELEHGLAQQEVEALSSEVRRVEALYDRELASRADRLEVQAALEEARNAKLGGQHRVDAAYEHLREITNRRYADLRKLRDDFPVELPEPDSVDVWIDRAMQNNPRLMAAEQTLRSRRDQIAIERAQHHPQLNLVASHTYFDDVDDEEELSIATPGRRFDETVVGVQLTVPLYEGGQVSARSRAAEHDAAQASQQVDGLRRALLSEVRGSFLDVERGVTSIRALQRSVSAQTARLEAVEEELGIGRRSVVDLLETRRALIESRLSLARARVEYLSAHVSLRSAAGEMDRDAVLWLAEFLE; encoded by the coding sequence ATGGCGCCGGTTGCTGCCGAGCCAACGGGCTTGGTGGATGTGTACGAAGATGCGTTGGACGCGGACACCCAGTTCCGGGCGTCTGACAGTGCCGTGCATGCGGCGCGCGAACGCGAGCGCGAGGCATTCGGTGCGTGGCTGCCCTCGATCACCGCGAGTGCAGGTGTGGACCGCGTGCGTCGTGACGAGCGGGGCGGGGTCGAGGATGATGACGCCCGCACCTTTACCCGGGAGCAGTACCAGATCCGCCTGGAACAGCCGATCTACAATCGCGGGCATTGGGTGCGCCTGCGCCAGACCGAGCGTGAGACACGACGTACCGACCTGGAGCGCTCCAGTGAGCATCAGGATTTGATGGCGCGCGTCACCGAAGCGTACTTCGAGGTGCTTCTTGCCGAGTTGGAACACGGGCTTGCCCAACAAGAAGTGGAAGCCCTATCAAGCGAAGTTCGCCGCGTCGAGGCGCTCTACGACAGGGAGTTGGCTTCCCGGGCGGATCGTCTCGAGGTTCAGGCGGCTCTGGAAGAAGCGCGTAACGCGAAGCTTGGTGGACAGCATCGAGTCGATGCTGCTTATGAACATCTGCGAGAGATAACGAATCGGCGTTACGCGGACCTGAGAAAGTTACGGGATGATTTTCCCGTCGAGTTGCCTGAGCCGGACAGTGTAGACGTCTGGATAGACCGTGCCATGCAGAATAACCCGCGCCTGATGGCTGCAGAGCAAACGCTTCGGTCACGCCGGGATCAGATCGCTATTGAGCGAGCGCAGCATCACCCGCAACTGAACCTGGTTGCCAGTCATACGTACTTTGACGACGTAGATGACGAGGAGGAACTCTCAATTGCTACACCGGGAAGGCGGTTTGACGAGACCGTGGTCGGTGTTCAGTTGACAGTTCCTTTGTACGAGGGCGGTCAAGTTAGCGCACGATCGCGAGCTGCGGAGCACGATGCGGCACAGGCAAGTCAGCAGGTTGACGGTCTACGGCGCGCTCTGCTGAGTGAGGTGCGGGGCTCGTTTCTGGATGTCGAGCGCGGGGTGACATCGATTCGGGCGCTTCAGCGCTCGGTTTCGGCGCAGACCGCTCGGCTCGAAGCTGTAGAAGAGGAGCTTGGAATCGGGCGAAGATCAGTGGTTGATTTGCTGGAAACACGCAGAGCGTTGATTGAGTCCCGTCTTTCGTTGGCACGCGCCCGCGTGGAATACCTCAGCGCCCACGTCTCGTTACGTTCTGCTGCCGGGGAAATGGATCGTGACGCGGTGCTGTGGCTGGCAGAGTTTCTGGAGTAG
- a CDS encoding glycosyltransferase family 1 protein — MHVVLQGHTVIPPLTGIGHYTRELGRALPATETVERLDVLSGWRCYTSIADAEVALAPAARARRLPGKALLGLAWRHLRSITAAMALPPGTDVFHSPDYELPRVSIPGVVTVHDLSHRFFPEHHPAARVRHLERVLPASLERADAIITVSDTVRNELISEMGIRPERVHAIANGARAAFRADCSPETAAQTYGLSPGRYVLSVGALEPRKNLARLLEAYLALPRPLQSAYPLILAGPDGWADRRLRAAVKRACDTGIVRRLGYVPDEKLPSLYSGAAAFVYPSVYEGFGLPVLEAMACGTPVITSATGALAEVTEAAALGVDVYDTLAIRDALEWVLTDRDVSARLRRAGPRQASGFTWSATAEATSEVYTQVLGGNRG; from the coding sequence ATGCATGTGGTGCTGCAAGGGCACACGGTGATACCACCGCTGACGGGTATTGGCCATTACACCCGCGAACTTGGACGTGCTTTACCTGCTACGGAGACCGTGGAGCGACTCGACGTTCTTTCGGGGTGGCGCTGCTACACCTCCATCGCGGACGCGGAAGTGGCCTTGGCTCCGGCGGCACGCGCCCGCCGCCTTCCTGGCAAAGCGCTGCTCGGGCTCGCCTGGCGACATCTGCGCAGCATCACCGCGGCGATGGCTCTGCCTCCTGGCACGGACGTGTTTCATTCACCTGACTACGAACTGCCACGGGTCTCAATCCCCGGGGTTGTCACCGTGCACGACCTGTCACATCGGTTCTTCCCCGAGCACCACCCGGCGGCCCGGGTACGGCACCTGGAACGCGTCCTGCCTGCATCACTCGAGCGAGCAGACGCAATCATCACCGTCTCGGATACGGTGCGAAACGAACTCATTTCCGAGATGGGAATCCGGCCCGAACGCGTGCACGCCATCGCTAACGGCGCACGCGCCGCCTTCCGCGCCGACTGTAGCCCTGAGACGGCGGCACAGACCTATGGCCTCAGCCCTGGGCGATACGTCCTCTCCGTCGGAGCACTGGAGCCGCGAAAGAATCTGGCGCGGCTGCTCGAGGCCTACCTGGCGCTGCCTAGACCGCTGCAAAGTGCTTATCCCTTAATCCTTGCAGGCCCTGACGGTTGGGCCGATCGACGCCTTCGCGCAGCGGTCAAGCGCGCATGTGACACGGGAATTGTACGGCGGCTCGGGTATGTGCCGGATGAGAAGCTACCCTCGCTTTATTCCGGCGCTGCCGCATTCGTCTACCCATCGGTTTACGAGGGCTTCGGGCTACCCGTACTGGAGGCGATGGCCTGCGGCACGCCCGTTATTACCAGTGCCACCGGCGCCCTGGCAGAAGTTACAGAGGCAGCGGCTCTCGGTGTTGATGTATACGACACTCTTGCCATCCGCGACGCGCTCGAGTGGGTGCTGACCGATCGTGACGTGTCGGCCCGACTGCGCCGGGCCGGGCCGCGGCAGGCATCCGGTTTCACATGGTCTGCCACGGCCGAGGCCACATCTGAGGTCTACACCCAGGTTCTGGGCGGCAATCGGGGTTGA